A region from the Acidobacteriota bacterium genome encodes:
- a CDS encoding DUF1684 domain-containing protein — MLFAHANAQTFYGTTDLQTFRDGRDKEFRNKEESPLKAEDFAKFKGLNNYPFDKAFRVTAVFERTADEKYFQMPTSSGITKKFVKYGVLTFVIGGKQQRLSVYQTDAETLAKFPEYADLLFVPFRDPTNRVDTYGGGRYIDIMEPKGKPVTLDLNLAYNPNCAYGSDKYNCPIPPKENTLEVSITAGERRYIYSGYDKTH, encoded by the coding sequence ATGCTGTTTGCCCATGCAAACGCACAGACGTTTTACGGTACGACGGACCTGCAGACATTTCGCGACGGGCGCGACAAGGAGTTTCGCAACAAAGAGGAATCGCCGCTAAAGGCGGAGGACTTTGCGAAATTCAAAGGGCTGAACAATTATCCGTTCGACAAAGCGTTTCGCGTAACTGCGGTATTTGAACGGACGGCCGATGAGAAATATTTTCAGATGCCGACGTCGTCGGGAATTACTAAGAAGTTCGTCAAATACGGAGTTTTGACATTTGTGATCGGCGGCAAACAGCAGCGTCTGAGCGTCTATCAGACCGACGCCGAGACGCTCGCAAAGTTTCCGGAATATGCTGACCTGCTGTTCGTGCCGTTCAGAGATCCGACGAACCGGGTCGATACTTATGGCGGCGGACGGTACATTGACATTATGGAGCCAAAGGGCAAACCGGTTACGCTCGATCTTAATCTCGCGTACAATCCGAATTGTGCCTATGGCAGCGACAAATACAATTGCCCGATACCTCCAAAGGAGAACACATTAGAGGTTTCGATCACGGCGGGCGAAAGAAGATACATATATTCCGGCTATGACAAGACACATTAG